One Haloplanus vescus DNA window includes the following coding sequences:
- a CDS encoding sodium:calcium antiporter: MVLGLSGELVSVVLFLVGVTIVIVSVETFIEAVAEGALALGVSGFFLTVVLAGTDLENVILGIAAAYGELPDLALGTVFGEALFILGAAVGIAGVLVPFETEVPRNYLGITLLAPFLFFGLALDGTLSRFDGAILTATFIPYLAIIYTLERYTDTRYLSAEEVEIMEEEVREREKAEEAEEDEGLLDLDLDIDVDDFVEEHVPERYEGPAFLAIALVATVGMTVGSELAVSGAEDLLALLGVTGLAFGATVMSFIASLEELFLTVEPVRQGRPHIGVGNVVGSMLFFVSANAGLIALVHPLNTAGAVMTVHWPFFFVSLLVVAGAFFRGKVGRPTGVLLLGIYAAYWVANYAV, encoded by the coding sequence ATGGTGCTCGGACTGTCCGGAGAGCTGGTCTCGGTCGTGTTGTTCCTGGTCGGCGTCACCATCGTCATCGTGAGCGTGGAGACGTTCATCGAAGCGGTGGCGGAGGGCGCACTGGCCCTCGGCGTCTCGGGATTCTTCCTCACCGTCGTCCTCGCCGGCACCGACTTGGAGAACGTCATCCTCGGCATCGCGGCGGCGTACGGGGAGTTACCGGACCTCGCGCTCGGCACCGTCTTCGGTGAGGCCCTGTTCATCCTCGGGGCCGCCGTGGGCATCGCCGGCGTCCTCGTCCCCTTCGAGACGGAGGTGCCACGGAACTACCTCGGCATCACGCTTCTCGCTCCGTTTCTCTTCTTCGGCCTCGCACTCGACGGCACGCTCTCCCGGTTCGACGGGGCGATTCTCACCGCGACGTTCATCCCCTACCTCGCCATCATCTACACGCTCGAACGCTACACGGACACGCGCTACCTGTCGGCCGAGGAGGTCGAAATCATGGAAGAAGAGGTGCGCGAGCGTGAGAAAGCGGAGGAAGCGGAGGAGGACGAAGGGTTGCTCGACCTCGATTTGGATATCGACGTCGACGACTTCGTCGAAGAGCACGTCCCCGAACGCTACGAGGGGCCGGCGTTTCTCGCCATCGCCCTCGTCGCCACGGTGGGCATGACGGTCGGGTCGGAACTCGCTGTCTCAGGGGCCGAAGACTTGCTCGCGCTCCTCGGCGTGACGGGACTGGCCTTCGGCGCGACGGTCATGAGCTTCATCGCGTCGCTGGAGGAACTGTTCCTGACGGTCGAACCCGTCCGGCAGGGGCGCCCCCACATCGGCGTCGGCAACGTCGTCGGGAGCATGCTCTTTTTCGTCAGCGCCAACGCGGGACTCATCGCGCTCGTCCACCCGTTGAACACGGCGGGCGCGGTCATGACCGTCCACTGGCCGTTCTTCTTCGTCTCGCTTCTCGTCGTCGCCGGCGCG